In the Glycine max cultivar Williams 82 chromosome 6, Glycine_max_v4.0, whole genome shotgun sequence genome, TTGAATGTCATCGGGAAATGTGCATGGCGGCAACTCAGATTCTGATGGCGGTGTTGACAAATCTATGGCAGAAGTCATCTCCATCATTTCCTTAAACTTGGATGATTGAAGCAAAAGTCCTAGGGCTGACGTGGCAGCAGCTGGCCGAGGCTGAGTCATTGCCGCTTCTTCATTATTATTGAATGATTCTTGACTGTTGAAAAAATTGAATCCTTGTTGTTGGTTAGAGTTTGGGGTAAAGTTGGTCGCACAATTAGGGATAGAGACAATAAGATTATTAGAATTgactttgttattgttgttattgggCTTAAGCCACTTGATATAGCGGCTGAGGTCAAAATTGGTCACAGCGTTGAGTCCTCGATATTCAATAGCTGCCATGTCATATGCTGTGGCAGCTTCTTCTTGGGTTGCTGTAAAAATTAGAAAGACGATCCATTCAAATTAACGCATGTCATTATCATTGTATACGTAATTGAAGGTTAAGTTAAACAAATCAGTTAGGGTTAGTTACACCTTTTATGCTATTAATTGCAACTAGGGGGAAAAGTAGACCGGGTCATCGTCGGAGGTTTATGGTTTGGCCAGTTTAAGGTCTGCTCTCACTTAGTGCATTTATTAAAAAAGGTGAAACTTAAAGTTTGTAAAAATAGATCATGCTacataagaaaaatttattaagtttgACAAATTGATCtttttgataataatattttataataaaatattattattaatatgatatataatattataattaaattaaaaaaatattttaatggtttgaaatattttataattaaattagaaacgaagctattagagagagggttggagtagcgcctattgtagagaagatggtggaaaatagacttaggtggtttgggcatgtagagagaagaccagTAGACtacagaggaagacccaaaaagactataagagaggttatcaaaaacgatctcgaacttaatgatttggatagaagtatggtacttgatagaatattgtggcggaagttgatccatgtagccgaccccacctagtgggataaggcgttgttgttgttgttgtttgaaaTACATCACCAATTTGTATAAGCATAAATGGGTAATGGAAATatgcattatttattttttatgagactTAAAAGATTATGGCagcatattatttatatatacattttggacATATCCTTTGCTTTAAAATTatcttgtttttaatgaaaacctttagtttatttaaaaataatattttttagaaacaaaTCTTTAAATGAGTTAAcagacttgatgaacttttacaaagacttttaaaaagataatttttttattaatgtataaAGTTTTGTtgctgatgattttttttttgttattctattattttacaataaaactttttttctttacgTTAGGTGGAAGAATTCTAGGTGAAGTCTTACCATAAGTTCCGAGGTAAAGATATTTGTTGCCGAAAACCCTGCCAATCCGAGCTTCCCATCTTCCGTTATGATGGTGTCTGTCATGAAATTTCAATTACAATGATGTCTGCTTATTTTGGTCTGTTTTTCACTCCGtagaataaatgaataataataatgataataataataataatattaattaacacCAGAGTCATGAAATTTCAATTACAATGGTCTCTGCTTATTTTGGTCTGATTTTCAGATTGtagaataaatgaataataattgTACCTTGCAACACCTCTGTATTTAGAAACTCCACGAGAAAAACCGCTGCTTTtcctacaaatttttatttttatcttttataatgaaCGCCACAATACAGGGTAACTTTTGCCATAATTaatcttgaaagttgaaacatagTACTCTAAAAGAAGCAAGAAGAGCTTTACCTCCTTAGTGATCCAATATACTCTTCCCTAGATTGACCCTCCATTTCCTTCAGTTCATTCTGGTAGGTCGATaactacaattaaaatataaaagtgatttgttttattttttctttttctaaattaatattTCCTACGACCCTTTTTAAAGTATctatctgtaaaaaaaatagaaaaataacttataaaaataacttataattttataagttatttttctatttttttacattaattatttttttctaaaacacttttaattaattaacaaatattttagtcaaaaattaatgagataaattctttctctctcattcaacaaaaaaaattccctcTCTCTTTATTAGGATTAAAGATGGATAGCAATTAGGTGAGAAACATAATTAACTCAAGAAAAAGATTattaatttcaaacaaattaaggataatttatcaatgataaattaaacaacgttaactaaaaattaaccAATCTTTTCAAAAGATGTGGATTACTGGAGAGAATTTTATAAATAGGGAAGGGAGGGAGTACTAGTTAACAACTCAAATCACTATAGAGTGTGTTCTCAAAACAGACAGTTACCGGAAAATTAAGAATGGTATCTTGACCCCAGTATTTCAATGCTGCTAGATCATAAGCATGTGCTGCGGCCTCTTCATCGTCATAAGCACCTTCAAGAGCAAAGCATCCTTAGTTAATCGAATTATTCCTTATATTTTTCTGGTTATAATAGCAAATCCTATGTAATATCCAGATAAATATACAATGTTATATCTACGTACCGAGGTAGACTGATGTTGTATGGTATGTGTAGAACCATTGCCACAAGGAAAGGAAACACATTAGTGACTTCACCAAACTAACTACATAATCCTAATAAGGGGCATGAAAttaaccttgccgtcctttctTGTTCTGTGACTCATTCCAGCAATTCTTGTCCCACAAATGAGCTTCGTATCGACCTGTCCATCGGTGTCTGATCTTGGTTCAATGAACacccattttattattttacattaaaccATAAGAGATCAAGGGAACAAATGTAACGGGAAAtgacaacaaaatcaaataattgaGACGAGAAAGATCTactgtttttttagtttctaatttttgttttttttttactgattttagtcattgaattatttttgaaaaactaaaattaaggtTGAAAAAAAGATTAAGAACTATATGTAAGGAGGAAAGAAAGTTAAGAAATGTTGaccactaaaaaaatattaaaatatatttttattttagtagatataaaaatatttgaaaatttttctataaaatttttagtattttttcatCATCACaaagttgaaatatattttttttttttattgagacataagtttggataaatttaaatttatgataataactttatatattgattatatatataattgatgtaaatatgatatttttttacattgtgaatataattaatataaaaaaatcatgcacgtaaattcaaaatattacttcaaacaaaaaatataataatacattttaattttgtgagaacaaaatatatactaagaatttaattgaaatagatTTCCCACATTTGTATATTCAcgagaaagaaaaacatattttagtctaaaataatcttaaataatATAGTGACTGAaaatattgtaaatttaaataaaaacgaACAAAGGAGACCTAACCTAGTGACTCCTCTGTATATTGAGCTGCGTTGAGGTGGGGAATTTCTGGGGACACTTCTCCTTGTTCGTTTCACCTTGGTGGTGACAGTTTTAGTTGTGTTAATGTTATTGTTAGTGCTTGCATTGATTTCGTGTGTTTGCTGCTTCGCCATGGAAATTAAGAAATAAGATATGAAAGCAGAGATACTAATTATTGGTGCAATAATTTTGAGGAGATTTATGACTTAGTCCTCCAATGAAGAGGGTTTTAAGGGGAGGGAAAAGGGAAGGGGTTGTGCTGGCAATTACACGGGATAGCCGGCTATGGATCGTTGTTTCTGGCCGTCTCCCAGAACCGGCTCTCATgctaaattttttctttcttgtcctTACTTGAATTTTCCTGCGGTGTGGCTATCAACCGGTTTGATGTGTCTGCTATGCtctctttattatttatatacattcaaaaagtttttcctttgttttgttCCCACATAAAGAATTATTCTTAGTTTACATTGTTGAcactttttccattttttaatataagtttattatgtaaaataagctataaattataataattgaaacttttttacttaattttattttttacctttaacttttaatttttgttaattttactcCAATTTTTTGTTTAGCATGTTTTACCCTCAATTTTAAAGAAACTTGCGAATTTTActcatcatttttcataaataagcacaaaaattgaggataaaatttaccaaaaataaaaagttcgcggtaaaatttgacaaaaaataaaaaagttggaGGTAAAAAGTACAATTATGTtaggaataaaataatagaaggtAAAATCCGTAAGTTTCTTAAAAGTTGGGTGTAAAATGTGCCAAATAAATTTGTTAGGGATAAAATtcaccaaaattaaaaagttaggaGTAAGAAGTGCAATTAaacctttatttttcaatagGAACATTGTacatgtgtgtgttgggaaataaatttaattgaattgggagaagcccaatccaattaaattttagagggggaggtgagcatttgcttgctacacctcattgccacatcatatagtcatactttgtgcatgtctttcatgttttacatgcctcatgagtcatgacacctaagcacacttagtggagaatcttagtcttgatcttggattagtgggctaaaccatagctaaaattcactaatgataattaatgaaattttggctccacaaattcaatttcaaattcaagtgaaatctgaatagaaattcaaatttccttgcaattttgtgtgacacttaggctataaatagagaccttgtgtgatggaagcttgcttgtgaagcttctatggtggctgaatctttgagcttcaatgaggtcctttaatggtgattttccaccatggagatgtagCGGAAGACACatgagaagaggtgagaggaggtgccatccactaaggaataagccatggaagaaggaacttcaccaccaagatgagccttagataagaagcttggagatgatgcttcaatggaggaaaagaaagaaggagagaaagagagagggaggagcaagaaattgaaggaagaaaaagggtgagaagttgaactttgagttgtgtctcacaagactctcattcatcaaagttacaataagtgttacacatgtttctatttatagactaggtagcttccttgagaagctttcttgagaaaacttccttaagaagcttctttgagaaaatttccttgggaagctagagcttagctacacacacccctctcataactaagctcacctccttgagaagcctccttgagaagattcctaaagaagctagagcttatcTATACACAcctttctaatagctaagctcacctccttgagataagaagctagagcttagctacacaccccctataatagctaggctcaccccatgacaaaatacatgaaaatacaaaaaagtcccttgatgtgtcattattttctcctatttcttaacctttttgtcaccaatttAATTACCGATTAActctaattgtcaaatttattattcagttttatcaattgggtccacttgactaatttggtgtttttaattcaatttcaggataattataagcaattggccTGAGCCaaattggacttgaagagagcagacaattttatttcgtctaatttcattttattgtattcaatttttattttgttttaggcCGAAATAATGTAAGCAGGCCCAGTGACTTTaagtgacccttataaatagcatagccttgggattcgtgaggGGCTATTCTATTATTCaggagttttagggttttacgttttgaACTTTGTATTACTGTTCACGTGGAtgcatttttccattttctacttctaattgcaatttcgtttttgtTCCTTCTTTTGCCTTTGACTTCATTTACGGTTTCTGCCTTTGGCTTCATTTACGGTTTCTGCCTTTGGCTTCATCTACGTTTTTTGCTTTCGTTGAatttatggaaggctaaatttctagtgttgtttccttctgaggataaagcataactctctttgaggttttgttttttaatgttgctctcttatcggttttcccttcaccaattaacccacattcgTTGCTGTTAATCTAtacacgcttcgtgttcgattaattgcctctgtgctTTAGTTACGTCcgtgcttaatgaacaagggattaattggtgtatgtattgcttaatcacatattgacaatCCTAAGTttattttcgcttagtaaattaaattacgGTTGGACTGAgcggttaactgttagggacaaaATCCTCATAACCtgggataagagaatggcttctgaatcaagagGATACAACACGTTTTTGATACTGTTAATTTTGTATTCCAATCTGTTTGTTCTTTAATTCACTAAACAAACACAccccccaattgttactgttactgttataacgaagcatattatgaacaattggttagtcattgctcgttgcggaacgacctaggatcacttcctagttattgcattttaatgtttatttgattcaggtacggcctcgatcaaacttggcgccgttgccggggagcagtggtcCAAAAGTTCATAATAACTAGTGATTCGTGCTTTATGTTTACTTGTTTTACgtttaattcttttgtttagtgtgttcgtgttgtgttagtgttgttttatttgatgttcTGTTTTGCAATTTAGTAGTACCCCTTGTTCAGCGCTTCccctatttcaattttatgtttaCTATGAATCATGCTTAGTGACGGAATTAGAGACTGATTATGTGTTACTGTTCACACAGCATTGCATTAGTGACTGAATTAGTGACTGCTGCTtacaatttaattggcgatttttggtttgatagttagggttgttatttttggctgaatttttgtgtggtaggttcttttgacttatattttgtgtgaaaaataccaggaacacttgtTGTGGCAGGAtttgagagattaaaaaaaatttgagaacttgtgtttagcaaaacttcaaatggccataactttcgctccgggtatcagaatgactattattatatatgtatttggggtagaaaaaaatttcctatatTGTGGCAACCAAGCAAAGCTCGGTTGAGGTCTCTAACTAGCCAAAATCTTctgtttactagttttttttttatttttcaagttttattgttttatttttctaaactttccttaggcagtttccatagttagactttgaatttttgtctgaaaatgtttatgctatcttttcatgattttagggtgtcgctcacaaaatttcagctcatttggatattgtttgagtgtagttgtagttttaacccACCTTTTTTGCCCTATCTGAGAAACACATGAACTGCTGCATACAAtgcatgactagaggcaatccaggtaacttacaaccctttgatcctgacaTAGATAGAACATTCCAttgattagttaggcatagtgtgcatcttgAGCATTCTGTTACTAGTGAGTCTGAGCATTTTGTTGTTGgtaattttgaacatcctgattttgaacattataattttgaacactctgattttgaacattctgaaaatatggctcaacctccaccttgtgagaggactctatgggaaatggctgcacctgattttacttatgaaagcttatgcattcaataccctgatgaggatgtcccatatgttcttaaaactggactgatacacttgttgcccaagtttcatggtcttgcaggtgaagaccctcaTAAatatctgaaagaattccatattgtctgctccaccatgaaacctccAGATGTACAAGAAGATCACATCtttctgaaggcctttcctcattctttggagggagtggcaaaagatttgttgtattaccttgctccaaggtccattaCGAGCTAGGATGACCTAAAGAGAGTGTTCTTAGagaaaattttccctgcttctaggaccactgccatcagaaaggatatttcaggcatcagacaactcagtggagaaagcctatatgaatactgggaaatattcaaaaaattatgcgccaattgccctcaccaccagatttctgagcaacttcttctccaatatttttatgaaggactcagtaacatggagagaagtatgattgatgctgccagtggtggagcccttggagacatgacccctactGAAGCCaggaatttaattgagaagatggcttccaactcccagcaatttagtgccagaaatgatgccattgtcattagaggagtgcatgaggtagccacgaattcatcttcatcatctgaaactaagaagcttgagggtaaactagatgccttggttaacctggtaacccagctggccttgtatcagaaatttgtacctgtcgcaagagtctgtggtttatgctcctctgctgaccacaaTACTGAACTTTGCCCTTCTATGCAGCAAtttggagcaattgagcagcctaaagcttatgctgcaaacatttacaatagacctccttaACCTcagcaacaaaatcaaccacaacagaacaattatgacctctccagcaacagatacaatcctggatggaggaatcaccctaatctcagatggtctagccttcaacaacaacaacaacatcctgctccttccttccaaaatgctgctggtccAAGCAGGCCATACGTTCCTTCCCcaatgcaacaacaacaacaacagccacAGTAACAACAGAAACAAAGGCAACAATCAACTGAGGCCCCTTCTCAGCCTTCCTTAGAGGAGTTAGTGAGGAAAATGACAATACAAAatatgcagtttcagcaagagacaagagcctccattcagagtttgacaaatcagatggggcagatggccactcagttgaaccaagctcagtcccaaaactcagacaagctgccttctcaagctgtgcAGAATCCGAGAAACGTGAGTGCCATCACTTTGAGGTCTGGTAAGCAAACTGAAGTGCCTATCCCAGTAGCAGAACCTACAcctgaaggagagaaggagaTAGATGCACAAAAGAGACAGCCTCCTGACCAGGCAGGACCTTCTTCTAGCAATTCTGATGTACGACAACCTCCTATTCCTCTACCATTTCCACCTAGACCAATTCCTAACAAGAAGATGGAAGAGATAgataaggagatcttggagacttTCAGAAAGGTAGAAGTGAATATACCTCTATTGGATGCCCTCAaacaaattccaagatatgccaagtttttAAAGGAGATGTGCACCCACAagaggaagcttaaaggaaacggaagaattagcatgggcagaaatgttggatcgagtggccttagaataattaagaagggggggggggttgaattaattattcctaaacctttactaattaaaatttactcttccaaggcttttactaaattgttaagagaatgaggaatagaagagaaacttaacagaaa is a window encoding:
- the LOC100804555 gene encoding AP2-like ethylene-responsive transcription factor At1g16060; amino-acid sequence: MAKQQTHEINASTNNNINTTKTVTTKVKRTRRSVPRNSPPQRSSIYRGVTRHRWTGRYEAHLWDKNCWNESQNKKGRQVYLGAYDDEEAAAHAYDLAALKYWGQDTILNFPLSTYQNELKEMEGQSREEYIGSLRRKSSGFSRGVSKYRGVARHHHNGRWEARIGRVFGNKYLYLGTYATQEEAATAYDMAAIEYRGLNAVTNFDLSRYIKWLKPNNNNNKVNSNNLIVSIPNCATNFTPNSNQQQGFNFFNSQESFNNNEEAAMTQPRPAAATSALGLLLQSSKFKEMMEMTSAIDLSTPPSESELPPCTFPDDIQTYFECEDSHRYGEGDDIMFSELNGFVPPMFHCDDFEA